A stretch of Fragaria vesca subsp. vesca unplaced genomic scaffold, FraVesHawaii_1.0 scf0513090, whole genome shotgun sequence DNA encodes these proteins:
- the LOC101300411 gene encoding acyl-[acyl-carrier-protein] desaturase, chloroplastic-like, whose amino-acid sequence MALKLNAFPTQSPRFALPQMASLRSPKFSMASTLRSGAKEVENLKKPFTPPREVHVQVTHSMPPQKIEIFKSIEGWAEQNILVHLKPVEKCWQPQDFLPDPASDGFEDQVRELRERAKEIPDEYFVVLVGDMITEEALPTYQTMLNTLDGVRDETGASPTPWAVWTRAWTAEENRHGDLLNKYLYLCGRVDMRQIEKTIQYLIGSGMDPRTENSPYLGFIYTSFQERATFISHGNTARHAKDYGDLKLAQICGTIASDEKRHETAYTKIVEKLFEIDPDGTITSFADMMKKKIAMPAHLMYDGRDDKLFDHFSAVAQRLGVYTAKDYADILEFLVGRWKVQDLTGLSGEGRKAQEYLCGLAPRIRRLEERAQARAKQGPAIPFSWIFDRNVGL is encoded by the exons GGAGGTTGAGAATCTGAAGAAGCCTTTCACACCTCCTCGGGAGGTGCATGTTCAAGTAACCCATTCCATGCCACCTCAAAAGATTGAGATCTTCAAATCCATTGAGGGTTGGGCTGAACAGAACATCTTAGTTCACCTAAAGCCAGTTGAAAAGTGTTGGCAACCCCAGGATTTTTTGCCAGATCCTGCATCCGATGGATTTGAAGACCAAGTTAGGGAACTACGGGAGAGGGCAAAGGAGATTCCAGATGAAtactttgttgttttggttggaGATATGATTACTGAAGAAGCCCTTCCAACTTATCAAACCATGCTAAATACCTTGGATGGAGTTCGGGATGAAACAGGTGCAAGCCCAACTCCTTGGGCAGTTTGGACAAGGGCATGGACAGCCGAAGAGAACAGGCATGGTGACCTTCTCAATAAGTACCTTTACCTCTGTGGCCGAGTAGATATGAGACAAATTGAAAAGACTATTCAGTATTTGATTGGGTCTGGCATG GATCCGCGTACGGAGAACAGTCCTTACCTTGGGTTCATTTATACATCGTTCCAGGAGAGGGCTACCTTCATCTCTCATGGAAACACTGCCAGGCATGCCAAGGACTATGGGGACTTGAAGTTGGCTCAAATATGTGGCACAATAGCCTCAGATGAGAAGCGCCATGAGACTGCATATACCAAGATTGTTGAAAAGCTCTTTGAGATTGATCCTGATGGAACTATCACATCTTTTGCTgacatgatgaagaagaagatcgcTATGCCAGCTCACTTGATGTATGACGGCCGCGATGACAAACTTTTTGATCACTTTTCAGCTGTTGCACAGCGTCTTGGTGTCTATACGGCCAAGGACTATGCAGATATATTGGAGTTCTTGGTGGGCAGGTGGAAGGTGCAGGACCTGACTGGACTTTCAGGTGAGGGTCGCAAGGCTCAAGAATATCTGTGTGGGTTAGCCCCAAGAATTAGACGACTAGAGGAAAGAGCTCAAGCAAGGGCCAAGCAAGGTCCTGCCATACCTTTCAGTTGGATCTTTGATAGAAATGTGGGGCTGTGA